The genome window GAAGCATACGGAGAAATCCCTAACTTGTGACCAATGTTTGCAGAAATATGCATTGAAATCAGACTTGGATGCACATCAAAAGAAATGTGGCACCAAAAACTATGAGTGCAATCTTTGTGGATCTAAGTACTCAAGGTAAAATCTTCAATTAAAGATACAACATAtacataaatgattttttttttctgtcaaTAGTTTTTAATATAACATAATTTGATCAAAATTTTACAACATACTaatatgatcaaaatatgttttCCAATTATTGCGTATTTCATTTATCTGTAATTTAAACATCTGAATATATTTGCAGGATCGATAGATTTGAAATCCATAAAGTTAAATGTCGATCAGAAGGTCCAATGCCCAATGAAATCATGCAGATTTCAAGGGAAAAAGTGTCTGAAGTAAAAGATGTTCCCGTTCCAGAAAGTTCCGTATCATTTGGACCTTCGAGCCCCTTGTCTACAAATTATATAGCCCAAGAATTTGAAAGATGTGAAAGATTTGAGATACCAGAATTTAATACACTCgagcaacttcaatctagaatTCAAATGTCGGATTCTTCTCAACAACATGCATTGGATGTTGATTCTTATCAAGAGAAGTCCATTTGGGATTTGAATTACTGGGATgtaatttgatatatgttttacAAACCAACATATTCAATAATGTTTTGTTTGCAAAACAAACATGTCCCTGAAAATCTCCAAGTTATTTgatgaaataatagtctatataaaactttctttatattcagtatcaaatatatacatttgtaAAATCTATGATAAGACACCTTGCTTCAAGTTTCATGAAAGTCTATGCTATTGAAATGGATTAGccgtaaattataatatattgttttgatGTGGTAATACAGTCCACAAGTTTGACGAGAAATTCAATATACTCATTGGGATCAAATTACATGTCCTTTTCTAAATTTTTACCTGACAAATTGGATAAATTTTGACTGAAAGTCTCCTatgtttttttgaagaaaaaaatatacttaatttacttcataatatattttttatactgtCGGAGAAGATGATCTCAAATATCACTTTACAATTAAAAATGCTAGATTGTCCAACATTATTTCCTTTTTAATTTGTTAACGCCTGATCATctagtatttttgaaattctAAACAATATTTCATGTAGTATTTGTGTTATGTTTTGTAATAATTTTCAGACTTAAACACAACATGATACAGCATTTTCtactaaaaatcaaaatacttGATTATCTtgtgttaataaatgatattttaaacaatttctAAAGTTTAGACATTATTTATGTAAATTCTTTTCTCCCTTCTTTTCGCATTGTGGTGCACTCACGTTTTAGCTAAAAAATTTGTAACCATCATGTAAGATGtaactttttcttcttctttttatgaggtaattgcatatcgcatcCCCTAAGTATCattcaaaaacgatagagtacttatactttaagaaactcaactcgcatcccttatctttacttctcaaaaccgagatgcaccccctgccgttaacttccgttaactcagtgcactccgttaagtcactatatatataattgcaattcggatcCCTTAACTTAcattcaaaaacgatattgtacccatatttttgaaaactcgaatcacaccacctatttttacatcttagaaacgatacgcaccccctccgttgaattccgctaccttccgttaaaatactcccccatctcaatttacatgtcccttttgctttttgagaagTTAAATTGGCAATGCTTTAGTGAATAGATCAGCAGGCTGTTCATGAGTACTGGTATGATGCGCAGAGATCAAACCAGACTTAAGCTTGTGACGAACCAGATGGCAATCGATCTCTATATGTTTGGTACGCTCGTGGAACACAGGATTAGAAGCAATATACAATGCAGACTGGTTGTCACAGAATAAAGGCACCGGAGTAATGTTACTAATGTGAAGCTCTGTTAACATTGAAACAAGCCATGTAACTTCACAAGCGGTGTCTGCCATGCTGCGATACTCTGCCTCAGCAGAGGAACGTGAAACAATGTGTTGTTTCTTACACTTCCAAGCCACAATAGTGCCACCCAGAGTTAAACAATAACCAGTAACTGATTGTCGCGTTAGACGACAGGCACCCCAGTCAGCATCACAGAAAGCACACAAAGTAGGATTAGTCTTACTGGCATAGAATAGTCCTTGAGTCAGAGTATGTGCTAGATAGCGAACTAGTTTA of Daucus carota subsp. sativus chromosome 3, DH1 v3.0, whole genome shotgun sequence contains these proteins:
- the LOC108212166 gene encoding protein indeterminate-domain 7 produces the protein MANPPHQTTKARRADYGLSFPSTEDEIINDIYVEEIPVIQNRHLTESEGSNPSASKIKKRKWGNPDPSAEVVALSPAQLQDFEKFPCDICDSSFPRMQNLRFHYTTHNVHHKLPQKNASGEPRKKKYALKSDLDAHQKKCGTKNYECNLCGSKYSRIDRFEIHKVKCRSEGPMPNEIMQISREKVSEVKDVPVPESSVSFGPSSPLSTNYIAQEFERCERFEIPEFNTLEQLQSRIQMSDSSQQHALDVDSYQEKSIWDLNYWDVI